The Bacteroides fragilis NCTC 9343 genome includes the window TATAGAAATGAAATTACCCGGTAAGATAGCGATAATGGGCGGAGGAAGCTGGGCTACAGCCATCGCAAAGATGTGTCTGGCTCAGGAAGAGTCTATCAATTGGTATATGCGGCGCGACGACCGCATCGCCGATTTCAAACGGCTCGGGCATAATCCAGCCTATCTGACAGGCGTAAAGTTCGACATGAAGCGCATCAATTTCAGCTCCAACATCAACGATGTGGTGAAAGAGTCTGATACGCTAATCTTCGTCACCCCTTCTCCATATCTGAAAGCTCACCTGAAAAAGCTGAAAACACGGATCAGAGACAAGTTCATTATTACCGCTATCAAAGGTATTGTCCCCGATGACAATCTGATTGTTTCGGAATACTTTAACAAGGAATATGGCGTTCCTCCCGAAAATATTGCCGTACTGGCCGGTCCATGTCATGCCGAAGAAGTGGCTCTGGAACGTCTCTCTTATCTCACCATCGCTTGTCCGGACAAGGATAAAGCACGCGTTTTTGCCCGTCGACTGGGCAGCAGTTTCATCAAGACTTCTGTTAGCGATGACGTGATAGGAATTGAATACAGTTCCGTACTGAAAAATGTATATGCCATAGCAGCAGGCATCTGTAGCGGTTTGAAATATGGAGACAACTTCCAGGCCGTACTGATATCAAACGCTATCCAAGAGATGAATCGATTCTTAAATACGGTACATCCGATAAACAGAAACGTAGATGAATCTGTTTATCTGGGTGATTTGTTGGTGACCGGCTACTCTAACTTCAGCCGTAACCGTACGTTTGGTACCATGATCGGTAAGGGATACTCTGTAAAAAGTGCCCAAATCGAAATGGAGATGATAGCGGAAGGATATTATGGAACAAAGTGTATTAAGGAAATCAATAAACATCATCACGTAAATATGCCGATACTGGATGCTGTATACAACATCTTATATGAGCGCATATCTCCGATGATTGAAATAAAATTGCTGACTGACTCGTTTAGATAAACAAGAAAGCAGACAAATAACTCTTTAACTCCTAAATAAAGAAAGATATGATTAGTTTGAACATTGAAAAAACTTTTGGATTCATTTCCAAGGAATCGGTTTCTGCCTACGAAGCTCAGGTAAAAGCCGCACAGGAAGCGCTGGAAAACGGCACTGGTAAAGGTAACGACTTTCTGGGGTGGTTGCATCTGCCCTCTTCTATCAGTAAAGAGCACCTGGCCGACCTGAAAGCTACCGCACAAGTATTGAGAGACAATTGTGAGGTAGTGATCGTAGCCGGTATCGGAGGAAGTTACCTGGGTGCCC containing:
- a CDS encoding NAD(P)H-dependent glycerol-3-phosphate dehydrogenase: MKLPGKIAIMGGGSWATAIAKMCLAQEESINWYMRRDDRIADFKRLGHNPAYLTGVKFDMKRINFSSNINDVVKESDTLIFVTPSPYLKAHLKKLKTRIRDKFIITAIKGIVPDDNLIVSEYFNKEYGVPPENIAVLAGPCHAEEVALERLSYLTIACPDKDKARVFARRLGSSFIKTSVSDDVIGIEYSSVLKNVYAIAAGICSGLKYGDNFQAVLISNAIQEMNRFLNTVHPINRNVDESVYLGDLLVTGYSNFSRNRTFGTMIGKGYSVKSAQIEMEMIAEGYYGTKCIKEINKHHHVNMPILDAVYNILYERISPMIEIKLLTDSFR